The following coding sequences are from one Anguilla anguilla isolate fAngAng1 chromosome 12, fAngAng1.pri, whole genome shotgun sequence window:
- the LOC118209250 gene encoding olfactory receptor 142-like, producing the protein MGNSTEILFVLQGLSETVSSKRTYFILILLVYLFTLLANLTLIGTVILEKTLHEPMLVFVCNLCVNGVLGASTFYPKILMDLSSDLSVTSYEACLGQIFVLYSYALCEYTTLAVMAYDRYIAICKPLNYHSIITPGKVMKLLFFTWFSSICESVVVAILIARLPLCGFNIDKIYCTAWSVIKLSCVDTTINNIYGYIVMIFHGSQAVLVGISYIHIIRACVRSPKERSKFMQTCLPHLIALSNFFIALAFDLMYTRYGPTDRLHALRNFMSLDYLIIPPLLNPLIYGLRLNQIRRKIFRIFGRKTHALK; encoded by the coding sequence ATGGGGAATTCAACTGAAATACTTTTTGTTCTACAAGGACTGAGTGAGACAGTGTCAAGCAAGCGCACATACTTTATCCTCATTCTTCTTGTTTACCTTTTTACTCTTTTAGCGAACCTGACTTTGATTGGGACTGTTATTTTGGAGAAAACGCTACATGAGCCCATGCTTGTATTCGTGTGTaacttgtgtgtaaatggtgtACTTGGTGCCTCTACTTTTTATCCTAAAATATTGATGGACCTTTCATCTGACTTGAGTGTTACGTCGTATGAAGCTTGTCTGGGTCAAATTTTTGTATTATACAGCTACGCCCTCTGCGAATATACTACGTTGGCAGTGATGGCTTATGACAGGTATATCGCGATATGCAAGCCGCTCAATTACCACTCCATCATCACGCCAGGGAAGGTGAtgaaattgctgttttttaCCTGGTTTTCATCCATCTGTGAATCAGTAGTTGTGGCGATACTGATAGCCAGACTGCCCCTCTGTGGATTCAACATCGACAAGATTTACTGCACAGCCTGGTCCGTGATAAAGCTGTCATGTGTGGACACCACAATCAACAACATATACGGGTACATTGTCATGATTTTCCACGGTTCACAAGCTGTACTGGTCGGAATTTCCTATATTCATATCATCAGGGCATGTGTTCGATCGCCGAAAGAACGGAGTAAGTTCATGCAGACCTGTTTGCCCCATTTAATCGCACTGTCCAACTTCTTCATCGCACTCGCTTTTGATCTCATGTACACGCGCTATGGTCCCACCGACCGTCTGCACGCTCTCCGCAATTTCATGTCCCTGGACTACCTCATTATTCCACCGCTCCTAAATCCCCTCATTTATGGCCTGAGACTGAACCAGATCCGCCGGAAAATCTTTAGGATTTTCGGCCGGAAAACACATGCTCTCAAATGA
- the LOC118209251 gene encoding olfactory receptor 2G6-like — MGNSTEILFFLQRLNETESSKHTYFILILLVYLFTLLANLTLIGTVVLEKTLHEPMLIFVCNLCVNGILGASIFYPKILVDLSSDLSVTSYKACLGQIFVLYSYALCEYTTLAIMAYDRYIAICKPLNYHSIITPRKMTQLLLFAWLSSICESVGVTALVARLPLCGFHIDKIYCTAWSVVKLSCVDTTINNIYGYIFMILHGSQAVLVAISYIHIVRACVRSSKERSKFMQTCLPHLIALANFFIALTFDLMYTRYGPTDRLHALRNFMSLDYLIFPPLLNPLIYGLRLNQIRRRIFRIFDRKTHALK; from the coding sequence ATGGGGAATTCAACGGAAATACTGTTTTTTCTACAACGACTGAATGAGACAGAgtcaagcaaacacacatattttatCCTCATTCTTCTTGTTTACCTTTTTACGCTTTTAGCGAACCTGACTTTGATTGGGACAGTTGTTTTGGAGAAAACGCTCCATGAGCCCATGCTTATATTCGTGTGTaacttgtgtgtaaatggtaTACTTGGTGCTTCCATATTTTATCCTAAAATATTGGTGGACCTTTCATCTGACTTGAGTGTTACTTCGTATAAAGCTTGTCTGGGTCAAATTTTTGTATTATACAGCTACGCCCTCTGCGAATATACTACGTTAGCAATAATGGCTTATGACAGGTATATCGCGATATGCAAGCCGCTCAATTACCACTCCATCATCACGCCTCGGAAAATGACACAATTATTGCTTTTTGCCTGGCTTTCATCCATCTGTGAATCAGTTGGTGTGACGGCCCTGGTAGCCAGACTGCCCCTCTGTGGATTCCACATCGACAAGATTTACTGCACAGCCTGGTCCGTGGTAAAGCTGTCATGCGTGGACACCACTATTAACAACATATACGGGTACATCTTCATGATTCTCCACGGTTCACAAGCAGTGCTGGTCGCGATTTCCTATATTCATATCGTCAGAGCATGTGTTCGATCGTCAAAAGAACGGAGTAAGTTCATGCAGACCTGTTTGCCCCATTTAATCGCACTGGCCAACTTCTTCATCGCACTCACTTTTGACCTCATGTACACTCGCTATGGTCCCACCGACCGTCTGCACGCTCTCCGCAATTTCATGTCCCTGGACTACCTCATTTTTCCACCGCTCCTAAATCCCCTCATTTATGGCCTGAGACTGAACCAGATCCGCCGGAGAATCTTCAGGATTTTCGACCGGAAAACACATGCTCTCAAATGA
- the LOC118209249 gene encoding olfactory receptor 142-like: MLETPRRFLHVRYKSTMGNSTEILFVLQGLNETVSRKRTYFILILLAYLFTLLANLTLIGTVILEKTLHEPMLIFVCNLCVNGILGASTFYPKILMDLSSDLSVTSYEACLGQIFVLYSYALCEYTTLAMMAYDRYIAICKPLNYHSIITPQKVMKLLFFTWFSSICESVVLAILIARLPLCGFNIDKIYCTAWSVVKLSCVDTTINNIYGYIVMLLHGSQAVLVVISYIHIVRACVRSSKERSKFMQTCLPHLIALANFLIALTFDLMYTRYGPTDRLHALRNFMSLDYLIIPPLLNPLIYGLRLNQIRRRIFRIFDRKTHALK; encoded by the coding sequence ATGTTGGAAACTCCCCGGCGTTTTTTACACGTCCGCTATAAAAGTACCATGGGGAATTCAACTGAAATACTTTTTGTTCTACAAGGACTGAATGAGACAGTGTCAAGGAAGCGCACATACTTTATCCTCATTCTTCTTGCTTACCTTTTTACTCTTTTAGCGAACCTGACTTTGATTGGGACTGTTATTTTGGAGAAAACGCTACATGAGCCCATGCTTATATTCGTGTGTaacttgtgtgtaaatggtaTACTTGGTGCCTCTACTTTTTATCCTAAAATATTGATGGATCTTTCATCTGACTTGAGTGTTACGTCGTATGAAGCTTGTCTGGGTCAAATTTTTGTATTATACAGCTACGCCCTCTGCGAATATACTACGTTAGCAATGATGGCTTATGACAGGTATATCGCGATATGCAAGCCGCTCAATTACCACTCCATCATCACACCTCAGAAGGTGAtgaaattgctgttttttaCCTGGTTTTCATCCATCTGTGAATCAGTAGTTCTGGCGATACTGATAGCCAGGCTGCCCCTCTGTGGATTCAACATCGACAAGATTTACTGCACAGCCTGGTCCGTGGTAAAGCTGTCATGCGTGGACACCACTATCAACAACATATACGGGTACATTGTCATGCTTCTCCACGGTTCACAAGCAGTGCTGGTCGTGATTTCCTATATTCATATCGTCAGGGCATGTGTTCGATCATCGAAAGAACGGAGTAAGTTCATGCAGACCTGTTTGCCCCATTTAATCGCACTGGCCAACTTCTTAATCGCACTCACTTTTGACCTCATGTACACTCGCTATGGTCCCACCGACCGTCTGCACGCTCTCCGCAATTTCATGTCCCTGGACTACCTCATTATTCCACCGCTCCTAAATCCCCTCATTTATGGCCTGAGACTGAACCAGATCCGCCGGAGAATCTTCAGGATTTTCGACCGGAAAACACATGCTCTCAAATGA